CCCCGGACGGCCGGCCGGCGCAACAGCCAGGGGATGCGGATCGATCCCGAGGTCGAGGCCGAGCCCGTCCCCCGGCGAACTGTCATCTCGGCGTTGGTCGAGAACGAACCCGGCGTGCTCGCGAAGGCGTCGGGGCTCGTCTCCCGGCGGCAGTTCAACATCGAGAGCCTCACCGTGGGGACGACGACCAACCCCGAGACGTCCCGAATCACGCTCGTCATCGAGGAGTCCGATCCGGGGATCCGGCAGGTCGAAAAACAGCTCGCGAAGCTGCTGCCCGTGATCTCGGTCCAGGAGCTCGGCGACAAGGCGATCCAGCGCGAGCTGGTCATCGTGAAGGTCCACGGCGACGAGCCGGACAAGGTCCAGGCGGTCACGGAGATGTACGACGGGACCGTGCTCGACGCCGGACCCAGAACGATCTCGATCGAGATCACCGGCGGCGAGGGGAAGATCGACGACGCGATCGAC
The sequence above is drawn from the Halalkalicoccus subterraneus genome and encodes:
- the ilvN gene encoding acetolactate synthase small subunit, whose protein sequence is MSSDDEPQQINGLQGPAPEERPRTAGRRNSQGMRIDPEVEAEPVPRRTVISALVENEPGVLAKASGLVSRRQFNIESLTVGTTTNPETSRITLVIEESDPGIRQVEKQLAKLLPVISVQELGDKAIQRELVIVKVHGDEPDKVQAVTEMYDGTVLDAGPRTISIEITGGEGKIDDAIDAFQQFGIRELARTGQTAIARGDVWTTDVEEERYERMHESWQTTTNND